From the genome of Bosea sp. Tri-49, one region includes:
- a CDS encoding carbohydrate ABC transporter permease — protein sequence MRRLLGQPLVVFLLSLFALFSLTPIIWAVLISIKQPADAFAIPPKLFFEPTFRFHYEIWAERRFVEFFANSAIIALGTVFISVPLGTLAAYGLSRLESKMARSYLMGLLVIRMFPHILLLIPFFIVARSLSMIDTYPAMIAAMVAINQPFTVWLMRSFFLEIPRELDEAATIDGCNAWTTFTKVILPLAKPGIVVTSLFSLLLAYNEFLFALILTGSNTKTLPVAIAEYGGEDLNYWSLSAAGAIGIMLPILLFMLFFQRHLVRGLTIGAVKG from the coding sequence ATGCGACGCCTCTTAGGCCAGCCGCTAGTCGTCTTCCTCTTGTCGCTGTTTGCGCTGTTCAGCCTGACGCCGATCATCTGGGCGGTGCTGATCTCGATCAAGCAGCCGGCCGATGCCTTCGCGATCCCGCCAAAACTGTTCTTCGAGCCGACCTTCCGCTTCCATTACGAGATCTGGGCCGAGCGCCGCTTTGTCGAGTTCTTCGCGAACAGCGCGATCATCGCGCTCGGCACGGTCTTCATCTCGGTGCCGCTCGGCACGCTCGCCGCCTATGGCCTGTCGCGACTGGAGAGCAAGATGGCGCGCTCCTATCTGATGGGACTCCTGGTGATCCGGATGTTCCCGCACATCCTGCTGCTGATCCCGTTCTTCATCGTGGCGCGCTCGCTCTCGATGATCGACACCTATCCGGCGATGATCGCGGCGATGGTGGCGATCAACCAGCCCTTCACGGTCTGGCTGATGCGCAGCTTCTTCCTGGAGATTCCGCGCGAGCTCGACGAGGCCGCGACGATCGACGGCTGCAATGCCTGGACGACCTTCACCAAGGTGATCCTGCCGCTGGCCAAGCCCGGCATCGTCGTCACCTCGCTGTTCAGCCTGCTGCTCGCCTATAACGAGTTCCTGTTCGCGCTGATCCTGACCGGCAGCAACACCAAGACGCTGCCCGTTGCGATCGCCGAATATGGCGGCGAGGACCTGAACTACTGGTCGCTCTCGGCCGCCGGCGCGATCGGGATCATGCTGCCGATCCTGCTGTTCATGCTGTTCTTCCAGCGCCATCTCGTGCGTGGCCTGACCATCGGCGCGGTGAAGGGATGA
- a CDS encoding carbohydrate ABC transporter permease has product MASSSARAYPREISLWLFVVPSALVVLGVQLYPVLYAVYLSFFDYHIGQPQARFVGADNYLTLLGQDRVWASLRTTVILVACSLAVEFALGLLLALGLYKLTRGARIFSTLIFVPYLITPVVAALFLRWIFAARWGLADAIIASFDIFPPDWLGSPIWAFVTIIIADVWQFTPFVMLILYAGLQGMDEALLEAGRIDGASGPRLVWHIILPCLRPQILFVLAIRLMDSFRTFDSIYVLTGGGPGTATETLTMYTYAMAFKQLDLGRASTLGVLTMLIVTGLTLMIISLMYRRERGAF; this is encoded by the coding sequence ATGGCGTCGTCGTCGGCGCGGGCCTATCCCCGCGAAATATCGCTCTGGCTGTTCGTGGTGCCGAGCGCACTCGTCGTGCTCGGCGTGCAGCTCTACCCGGTGCTCTACGCCGTCTATCTCAGCTTCTTCGACTACCATATCGGCCAGCCGCAGGCCCGTTTCGTCGGTGCCGACAACTATCTCACCTTGCTCGGCCAGGATCGCGTCTGGGCCTCGCTCCGGACGACAGTGATCCTGGTCGCCTGCTCGCTCGCAGTCGAGTTCGCGCTCGGCCTGCTGCTCGCGCTCGGGCTCTACAAGCTGACGCGTGGCGCCCGCATCTTCTCGACGCTGATCTTCGTGCCCTATCTGATCACGCCGGTGGTCGCGGCGCTGTTCCTGCGCTGGATATTCGCGGCGCGCTGGGGGCTGGCCGACGCGATCATCGCCTCCTTCGACATCTTCCCGCCGGACTGGCTGGGATCGCCCATCTGGGCCTTCGTCACCATCATCATCGCCGATGTCTGGCAGTTCACGCCTTTCGTCATGCTGATCCTCTATGCCGGCCTGCAGGGCATGGACGAGGCGCTGCTCGAAGCCGGCAGGATCGACGGCGCCTCGGGCCCGCGTCTGGTCTGGCACATCATCCTGCCGTGCTTAAGGCCGCAGATCCTGTTCGTGCTGGCGATCCGGCTGATGGATTCCTTCCGCACCTTCGACAGCATCTATGTGCTGACCGGCGGCGGCCCCGGCACCGCGACCGAGACGCTGACGATGTACACCTACGCCATGGCCTTCAAGCAGCTCGACCTCGGCCGCGCCTCGACGCTAGGCGTCCTGACCATGCTGATCGTCACCGGGCTGACGCTGATGATCATCTCGCTGATGTACCGGCGCGAGCGGGGGGCGTTCTGA